In the Hymenobacter tibetensis genome, ATACGTGTTGGCCACCTGCCCCATATCAAACAAGAAAGTGGTAGAAGCCAAGGAGGTCGTGATGGTCCAGGTTACCTGCTGCCAAGCCGTGCCAATCATTTGGTCGGCTTGATATTGGGGGCTGCTGGGGCCCGTTGATAGGCGAATGGAACCCCCAGGAGCCGCCGCTCTTACCCAGTAGGAAATGGTGTACTGCCGGCCAATAGTGGTGGGGAAGGCCGCACTAGCTACTTGCACCCGCCATTGGTTGCCAGGCTGGGCCATGGAGTTCACCACTTTCATCGAGCCCGTGCCGGTATGCGCTTCCGCCGCCACGGTGTTGGCCGTGATGGTGGCCCCGGTGGAGTTCTGCGTCGTCCAGCCAGCCAAGCCGTTTTCAAACCCAGGGTTGGTAGCCAGCTGGCTAGTTACCGCCTGAAAAGCGTCGTTGTCCACTTTCACCCAGTAGCCATATTCCTCGGTGGCCGGAATATTCAGGCGCGCCAAGAAGTTATAAGTGGCGGCGCTGTCCACGGTAAACGGCATAACCAGCTGAGCAGCGGCGGCTGTTGGGGCCGTGGTGGGGCTGCTTAGTCCGCTTTGCACTCGCACGTAGCTGCCATTGGAGGCCGAGGTATCAGCTACCACGTTCCAGTTTGCCCCCACTGTGGCGCATTCCGCTTCCAGCCAATACCGCTTGCCCAGCGGCTCGGCCGGCAGAACCGGATTGCCAGTACCCCACCACTGGTACCAACGCTGGTGGTTGATCTGCGGGTAAGGGTGCACGGTGATATTGGTATTGACGGTGGTGTTACCCAGCAGAAACTTGTCGACGAACGCCTCCACGGCTGGCTGCTGCGTGGCTGGGATGGCGCAGTGATTATGGCCTCCGTCAATATAGAAGCCGAACCGGTCACCGATACCAAAGGTGTTCCATACCACGTGTGCGGCCCGCGCCGACACGTAGGCCGATGGGTTGGCCAGCCACTCAAAGTCGGTGTTGGCCGTTACCAGCAGGGCGCGGGGTGCAATCATGGCCATCAGCTCGTGGTGGTCGTGCGGAAGCTTGGCCACGTTGATGCCCTGAAACTGCTGCATGTCGTCTTTGAACCAGCGGTAATCGGTAGCGCCCAGCTTTTCCACTGCACCGAGCGTTTCCGAAACTCGCCAGGCCGGCGCTCCACCTCCGCCCGACTCTTGGGCAATAGTAAGGGCAATTCGCTCGTCGAAGGCGCCCGAAAACAGCGCCATTTTGCCCGCGTACGAGCAGCCCGTTACGGCCAAGCGGCGCAGGTTGATGGGCAACGTGGCTTGCACCAACTCCAGCCCGTCGATGAGGCGGCTCACGCCCCAGGCCCAGGCGCTATACTGGCCGGCGTTGGCCAGCGTCTGGCTAGGGTACAGGCGGTAGTAGGGGTCGGTCGGTTGCGGGTTGCTGTAGGTCGTGACCTGGTTATGGTTGAAGCGGATAGTGGCTACGTTGCGGCTCGTAAATACCGCGGCCGGGATGCTGCCTGTGGCGCTGTTCATGCCAATAACGGCCGGGAACGGCCCGCTGCCGGTAGCGGGCAGCGTGATTTCCGAGGTCAGCGTAAGGGTCTGGCCGTTTTCAGTCACGTTCACCGTCAGGATGCCCGTGTTGGCATTGGTGCCGGCGGCGTAACTGGCCGTAATGTTCTGGGGCCGCGTGGGCTTGGTTCCGATTTCGTAGTTCTCGATTTCGGCCTTGATTTCGTTGCGGCGGCACTCCCAATCACTAAAACTAGTGGAGCGGCCAGAGTTGTCGGACTTCATAAACGGGTCCGTCAGTGGCTGCACAATCGGCAGTTGGCTGAAGGCCGGCAACGGTGGAGCGGCGCAGCTGCCGCCTGTGTTTTCGGTGGTGTACACCAGGGGTACCTGTGCCGAAGCGCGCAGACTAAGTACCGTTAGCAGCAGGGCTGCAAGCGTATTCGTTGTTTTCATGAACTGGGAATTTGTTGGGTAATGCAGAGAACGAGTGGGCCAACGGGTAGCCGCTGGCGCGGTGGGGGGGTAGGGGAAGTCAGGTGCGGCAGGGCATAGGCATGGTGTATGAGTGAAACAGAAGAAAAAAGCAGTGTTATTTTCAGCCAGCCTACCTGCTAGGCAGTGGCTACCTTGTCCATTATTTGCATGTATAATACAATTTTAACCTACTGCGCCAGAGCCTGCGGCAGATACCAAGCACAGCCAGCTGGCGGGGGTAAAAACCGGTTTGTAGAGGAATATAACAGGCACCTACACCCAAGCTGCACCCGCATTCGGAGTTGGATAAATGAAAGTACCGCAACCGTTTCCGGAAACGTTTGTGGATCAGACGACACCCAAATAATATTCAGCCTAATGCGTTGTGACCCAGCGCGGCTTGTTGGCGGCCAGCCAAGGAATAGAATATAGGCGCGAGTTGAAAAGTACCATAACGATACCGATAGCAACGACACTCCTGAATGAGCGTCTGGTCGAGAAAAATTCGTTGCAATTCCTGCCGTTCAAGTGGGGTGCGGCGGCGCGGCTGGCTCACATCGTGGAAGAAAACAACTCACTACTTTGTAAGCATGAGACACTTTCTGTATGCAGCCCTGCTTTGCTGGTTTGCCGTGCCGGTCGCGGCACAAACCAAACTTAATCCGCGGCTCAAGCATGAGCTGGATAGTATCTACGAAGTAGACCAGCGCTACCGCGCTATGCTGTTCGAGCCCCGGCTAACCCGCAACCCAGATTCGTTGGCTACGGCGCTTGGCGTGTCGAAAGAGGCACTGAATGCCACTATTATAAACCGAATGCAGAGCGCTGACGCCGCCAACATGGAGCGCATGCACGCCATTCTCAAGCAGTACGGCTACCCAGGAAAGTCGCTGGTTGGCGCACCAACCAATGACGCCGCGTGGCATGTAATTCAACACAATCCTGCTACCATCTCCACTTACTTGCCGCTGGTGAAAGTTGCTGCTGAAAAAGGTGAGATTCCTTTTACTCGTTACGCAATGATGCTAGACCGGCACCTAATGGACGGCGGAAAAGAGCAGTTGTACGGCACCCAGGTTACGAGCTACAACGGGAAGCCCCCCTTTGTCTGGCCTATTCAGAATCCGGCGCAGGTAAACCAGCGCCGCAAGCAGGCCGGGTTCAGTGATACTGTGGAGAAATATGTCACGCGCTTTGGGGTCACGTACCGAGTCATCACCTTGGAGGAGGTCGAAAAAATGCCCAAACAGTAACGCTCCTACCACTCCGGCCTTTGCAAGAAGACAACGCTCCCAAGACATTCTGCTAGGCTGCATCAATACCTGGATACAGGGTTTTGCGACCCAGCCAGAATTTTATTTCGACCTATCAGCTCGATACCCGTGCTATGAAAAGAAGTGCGTTCCTGCTTTTGCTTGGCTTAACAAGTATAGGGTCTGTTGTTGGCCAGCAAGGCAAGCAGCGGGTGTTTTTCTCCGACATTGATAATTTTTGGGTGGCCTACGACAGCATCCGCACGACAACGGACAGCTTACAGCAGCTTCGCTACTTCCACCGGCTCTATATCAATAAAGGAACCGCTGGCTTGAAGGCCTTTATGGAAGTCAAAGGGTACACGCCCGAGTATTGGGTGCACTCTATCCGCCAGTATCCCAAGTTCTGGAATTCCATTCGGCCCAACACCCAATGGGCGAAAACAAGCGCCCGAGGCATTGAGCCCTACCTAAAGAAATTTGCGGCTCTTTATCCGGCTTTGCGGCCCGCTAGTATGTATTTCACCATTGGGGCGCTTCGCTCCAACGGAACCACCAAAAAAGACATGGTGCTTATCGGCGCTGAAATGACGACCGGGACACCAGACACCGATATTTCCGAGTTTCCTCCTGCTACACAGACCTTTCTAGCTCGCTACTTCCGCAGCCAGCCCCTCAAAAACATCGTAGTACTCAACGTGCACGAGTATGTGCACACCCAAGAAAAAGGACCACCCGAAAGCACCTTGCTGGCGCAGGCACTGTACGAAGGCACGTGCGATGTTGTGGCCGAGCTTATTACCGGCAAGCTGCCCCTGCTGCCGTACATGGCCTACGGTCCTACGCACGAGGCAGCATTAAAAGAGCGGTTCAAGGCCGAGATGTTCTCTCCCTACCTCTATAACTGGTTCTACAACCAAACCTCGGACGACCCCAACCACGTGCCCGACCTAGGCTACTACATGGGCTACGCCATTTGCAAGACGTATTATCAACACGCCAAAGACAAGAAGCAGGCTGTCAAAGAGCTGATTGAACTGGATTACACCAACGAGACAGCCGTGGAAAGCTTTTTGCGCAAGTCGGCTTACTACCCCGAGCTACCGAGCAAAGCGCTGCTACTCGAAACGTTTGAGAACAACCGACCCGTGGTTACCCGAGTACCAACCATTTCCGCGGATGGCTATGTAGATGCTTCCGTAACAGAGCTGCAAGTTGATTTTTCAACGGCCATGGCGCCCAATACCAGCACCGACTACGGGCCAGGTGGCAAAGAGCAATGGCCCATTATCGGCAGCGGAATCTTCGCGGCCGATAAAAAATCCTTCACCTACAAGGTGGCTTTACAACCAGGACACACGTACAGCTTCGTGCTCAATGGAGGCGGGTTCAGATCAACGGATGGTCGCCCGTTGCGCCCTTACGAAGTGAAGTTCAAGACAAAGGCCCGCTAGAAAGAACACGAGGTAAGTTCTCCTAAAGAAAGCCTTTTGCAGTACGTGACGACGAGTTGGCCAGTCAAGCACCACGCTGGTGCCGCAGAAAGCAACGGGATATTAGGTTGTCAAGCAGCTCGTCATCAGTAGGTGTTGCCCGTGCCGCAACTTCCGTTGTAGCGCAACCGCTGTGTCGTAGATGAAACAGTATCCTGCTCTCGACATTCTCCAACCGTAACAAGCCGAAGCTCTTGGTAGGGTGTGCCATACCGCACCAACTCCATCGAGCTACGCCGGCGGCACCTTCACCGGGCAGAACCCACCCGGCCATTTCCTTGCTTGCGTAAGCCGTTTGTTGTCCACCTTTTCCCTTGAAAAGCCGCTGCAGCAAGGGCACTGCTGACCGATAATGATTCGTTCAACAGCACGCTTGCCGCAGCGGCTTTTCAACTGGTGATTGGTTCAGCGAGTAAACGTAGCCACTCAACTACAAGTAGCTGGTATTCAGACTGAACGTATGTTGCCGAGCTTGCGAAAAAAGCAGGAACGTGGGATCTTTAGTGGTGCAATTTCTTCTCCTTCTCTGGCTAAGCCAACATCCCACATCTGCTTCTAGCGAAGAAGGCAGCCAGCAGCTTGTATTGGCGGCCTTGGCCCTGATCCACGACCCGACTCAGTCGCTGAGTGCGTATGAGCGTAGCTTGCTGGCCCGAGTTGGACGCCAGGAGATGACGCTAGCCCATTTGCTGGCCTACTTGCGTGAAGTGGATCAGGCGTAAAACCTCTTGTTGCCTCAACTTCCCTTACGTTTCTCGCGCAGCAACCTACTGTTGCTCAGCTTCTGGCAGTTACTGTAACTCTCGGGCTGTTGCTTGCTGCGCTGGAGCGCGCTGCAAGCAGCCAAGTCGGTTCCGGCGCGGTGGCTTGGTTTGCACCTACGAGGGGGTGTTGGCCGCTTCGCCTGTTTCCTGTTGCGTAAAGTAGCTGCCGCCTGCAAGGTCTTCAAGCAGCGAAGGATGGCTAGGGTGCCAGTTTAACTGCTGCTGCGTACGGGCACTGGAAGCGGGGGCGTCCAAGCCAACAAACTGAGCCATCCAGTTGAAATGGGCGGGTGCTTCCTCAACGGATTTAGAGACTACCGGGAGCTGAAGCTGGCGGCCAATTACGGCGGCAATGTCTCGCATCGGTATTCCCTCGTCAGCAACTCCGTGGTAACGAGCACCAATGGCTCCTTGCTCCAGCGCCAGCCGGAACAGACGGGCCGCATCAAGCCGATGCACGGCGGGCCACCGATTATTGCCCTCACCCACGTACGCCGCCACACCCGTTTGGCGGGCAACATCAATGAGGGTCGGGACGAAGCCCCGGTCGCCGGCGTCGTGCACCGAGGGCGGCAGGCGTACCACCGACACGCGCACCCCTTGCGCCGCCAGGTGCAGCGCGGTTGTTTCCGACATTCGAGGCAGGGGCGCCGGGTTGTCTTCTTCAGTTGCCAAACGATTGAGGGCAAAGCCCGCTAGCCCGGCGGTGACGAGAAACGGACGCTCCGTGCCCATGAGGGCCGCTCCCATGGCCTCGATGGCACGTCGGTCGGTTTCGCCGGCAGCAGCGTAGGCAGAGAAATCGTGCACAAATGCGGTGTGAATGACCCCTTCCGTAGCTGCCACACCGCGCTGTAGGCTGTCAAGGTCGTCGAGTGTACCTCGGTGCACTTCGGCACCGGCCGCAACCAAGGCTTGAGCGGCAGCTTCGGAACGGGCTAGGCCAAGCACCTGGTGGCCGGCGCCGAGTAATTCCTGAACAATGGCCGAGCCAACGAAGCCCGTAGCGCCAGTAACAAAAACACGCATGGAATGATCCTTTATAAGTGGAGGTGAAGTACTCCACAAAGGTCCAGCGAGCAAGCCGCGGTGCTATTGCGCGGGTCAAACCATCTACTGAAGAATTCAAACAATGTCCTTAGCTTCGAAATTCTCCAGGGGTTAATGTGGTCTGGCGCTTGAAGAAGTTGCAAAAGTGGGCGGCGTCAGCAAACCCCAAGCTGTCGGCAATTTCCACGATAGTCCAGTTCGTTTGCTTCAGCAGTATTTTCGCTTCCTGTGCCACTCGGCTGCCAATCAGCACGGTGGTGGTGTGGCCGGTGGTTTCCTTGAGCACCCGGTTGAGGTGATTGACGTGCACTGCCAGCTGGTCGGCGTAGTCTTTCGCGGTGCGCAGGCGCAAGTGCTGCTGCGGGGTTTCCAACGGGAACTGCCGCTCAAGCAAATCGGCAAACTGGGCGGCTACCCGGGCCGCGGCCGTGTGCGGCGGTGCAAGCGCTGTGCTTGGCTGCAACTTCTGCCCGAAGTGAATCAGCTCCACTAGATAGGCGCGGAGCAGGTCGTACTTATACGCGTAGCTAGCTCCTATTTCCTGCTCCATCTTCCGGAAAATTACCTTGATAGCCTCGTATTCAGCTTCTGTTAGTGTCAGGACGGGGCAGCCGCCCGGCTGGAAAACCGGCAGCTCATGCAGCACTATTCCGCCGTGCGCGGGCAGCAAAAACTCGTCGGTGAACACGCAGAAGTAGCCGGTCTGCGCTTGGTCGTGCGGCAGCCAGCGGTAGGGCACGCGGTGGGTAGCAAACCACAGGGTGTACTGCTCGACCTCCACGCTTTGGTCGGCGTACTCAATGCGGCTGCGCCCGTGCACCAGACTAATTTTGTAGAAAGCCCGCCGGTTGAACGTCATGGGGGGGCGGTTGCGGAAGTCGAGCATTAGGTCGGCCACGTTGAAGACGTTGAACTGTCCGATTTCCTGCTGCTGACGCGCGGGCATCAACGCACCGGACGGAGCCCCAGCTATAGCCGGAAGCTTGGTGTACAGTTCTTCAAAGGAGCCTGGCTTCATAGATTCTGGTTGTAGAAATCAAAGATATGCAGTTGTCTGACTTCCTGACACGGGCCAGTTAGCAGCTTGAGGGTCAGTAGCGGCCCTGTACTAACAAGAACCGGAGCTGCAAGTAAGCCGGGGGCAGCAACCAGAGTCCCGCTTACAGCGTTGGAGCCTACTCTCAGACGGCAGCTGCAAGGCATTGCGCAGGCTGGTGCACGCTGTTGGCTGTGCTTGCAAGCGCGACCAGGGACAATTTATCAACTGGCTGCGTATAGGTTAAGTGCGTCCAGCCGTTCAGCGAATCATCCCGCGGAGCTGCACGCAGCAGGAGGTACACACTGTCTGTAGCTTTTTAACTACCTCCAACGGATAGGTGTGGCGCTGCTGATGGGTGGTTTGTGGCAAGCAGAAGCTACTACAGTGAGTAGCAAGAGCTTGCTTTTGCTAGCCACCGCTTACGGGTGTTCTTGTTGCCTAGGTTTTTTCAGTGAGTTCATTTCTTCTTTGATGTCTTCTTTTCGCTCGTTTCTGCTTACCCGCACTGCTGCCTTCATTTTACTTGTTAGCCCACTCGTTTCGGTGCAGGCCCAGATTGCGCCCACGGCCCCCACGCCGGCGGCAACGGACACCCTCCGCAAGTTCGAAAACCCAGCGGGCGTGTCGCCCCCGGTGGCCCAGCAGCCGTGGTACAAGGGCAAGGTGTTTAAGGCCACCATTGTGCCAGCCATCCTGATTGGTTACGGCATCAGCACCATTAACAACAACGGCTTCTACAGCAGCTACAATGCCCGGCGCGACATTCAACAGGAGTTTCCCAACTTCCATACCCGCGTCGATGACATCCTCATTTTCGCGCCGTATCTGGAGTTGGGGGCGGTAGCGCTGGCGGGCGTGGAGTCGCGCAACGACCGGCTCAACACGCTGCTACTGATTGGCAAAGCCGAGGCCATCATGCTGGGCTCCGTGTTTCTCACCAAACGCCTCACCAATATTTCCCGTCCTGATGCTTCCGACAGGCTTTCGTTTCCCTCGGGGCACACGGCGCAGGCGTTTCTGGCAGCCAGCATCGTGCACGCCGAGCTGCGCGACAAAAGCCAGTGGTACGGCGTGGGCGCGTACGGCATTGCCACCAGCGTGGCGGCTCTGCGCATGCTCAACAACAAGCACTGGCAAAGCGACGTGGTAGCGGGCGCGGGCTTCGGTATCTTGTCGGCACACCTGGCGTATCTGTCGCACCGCAACCGTTGGGGCCGCAAGCCGCGCCTGCTCGAAGGCACCAGCTTCTCGCCAATGTACTACCAAGGTGCCGCGGGCCTCACCTTCACCTGGCGTCCTACCAAGTAGTTGTTAGCTAGCAAACAGAGAGCACACTGTTGGCACCGCTGCCCGTTGATCTAGCAATGCGGCTTCAGTACGCACACAACCCTGTGCGTACTGAAGCCTTGCTGCGTGCGAGCTGCCGAAGCGCGAAAAGCCCTGCCAGGTTTGTTGTTGACTGGTAGCTCATGCTGGTTGTTTCTGCCGGGTAAGCAGGAGCAAGCAGTACAAGCACGGGGCCTCAACAAAGCTGGCAGGGCTGGTTTTCAGGCTCGAAACCTGCCGACGAGCTATCCTATGGGCGGGAGGCTAGCTTCTAATTGCGCCCGCAGCCGCTCGTGTTGCTTAGGCAGCATCAAGCCGGTGCCCAATTCGGCCAGTGGCTCGTCTACCGTAAAGCCAGGATTTTCGGTGGCAATTTCAAACAGCACGCCGCCTGGTTCGCGGAAGTACACCGAGTGGAAGTAGTCACGGTCGATTTGCGGAGTGGGCTGCATGCCCTTCTCGATCAGCTTCTTGCGGATGTATAGTTCAGCTTCGTCGTCTTTCACCCGGAAGGCGATGTGGTGTACCGACCCGCCGGCCGTAACGCTGCGAGCCTCGCTCGGCACTTCCACCAAATCAATGTAGGCGGCGCCCTGCACCGTATCGGTCACGTAGCGGTAGCGGTTTACGTGTTGCTCCAGCAAGGTGTACCCGAACACGTCGGTTAGGATTTCGGCCGTGCCTTTGATACTAGCCAGCGTGAGGGTAACGGTGTGAAACCCTTTGGTTGCTACTGCAGCGCCCACTTCGGGCGTGGTCCAAGGCGTGCGGGGGTCTTCGGTTTTCGACACGATAAGCTCCAGCTTCATACCGTCGGGGTCGAGGAATGTGAGGTACTGCTCCCCGAACTTCTCGCTGGGTTTGTTGTACGTGACGCCGTGCGCATCAAAGCGCTTCATCCAGAACTCGAAGCTGCCCGCGGGCACCGAATACCCGATTTCCGTGGCCTGCCCCGTCCCGCGTCGGCCGGGCGTGATGTGCTCCCAGGGGAAAAACGTGAGGATGGTACCTGCCGAACCCGTTTCGTCGCCGAAGTAGAAATGGTAGGTACCCGGGTCGTCGAAGTTCACCGTCT is a window encoding:
- a CDS encoding T9SS type A sorting domain-containing protein codes for the protein MKTTNTLAALLLTVLSLRASAQVPLVYTTENTGGSCAAPPLPAFSQLPIVQPLTDPFMKSDNSGRSTSFSDWECRRNEIKAEIENYEIGTKPTRPQNITASYAAGTNANTGILTVNVTENGQTLTLTSEITLPATGSGPFPAVIGMNSATGSIPAAVFTSRNVATIRFNHNQVTTYSNPQPTDPYYRLYPSQTLANAGQYSAWAWGVSRLIDGLELVQATLPINLRRLAVTGCSYAGKMALFSGAFDERIALTIAQESGGGGAPAWRVSETLGAVEKLGATDYRWFKDDMQQFQGINVAKLPHDHHELMAMIAPRALLVTANTDFEWLANPSAYVSARAAHVVWNTFGIGDRFGFYIDGGHNHCAIPATQQPAVEAFVDKFLLGNTTVNTNITVHPYPQINHQRWYQWWGTGNPVLPAEPLGKRYWLEAECATVGANWNVVADTSASNGSYVRVQSGLSSPTTAPTAAAAQLVMPFTVDSAATYNFLARLNIPATEEYGYWVKVDNDAFQAVTSQLATNPGFENGLAGWTTQNSTGATITANTVAAEAHTGTGSMKVVNSMAQPGNQWRVQVASAAFPTTIGRQYTISYWVRAAAPGGSIRLSTGPSSPQYQADQMIGTAWQQVTWTITTSLASTTFLFDMGQVANTYYIDDVSVKEAGATAGWRWLKLKEGALTVGPHTLTIGYNAGGNAQLDKVVVATSTASITGKGPTATNCLVMATANASAAPSVAVYPNPAADKITVQLGANLKHIKRIDVVDLVGRTVGRVNVDRQSTLVIPRGQLKPGVYLLRFNGDTSETQRIVFK
- a CDS encoding DUF6624 domain-containing protein, with the translated sequence MRHFLYAALLCWFAVPVAAQTKLNPRLKHELDSIYEVDQRYRAMLFEPRLTRNPDSLATALGVSKEALNATIINRMQSADAANMERMHAILKQYGYPGKSLVGAPTNDAAWHVIQHNPATISTYLPLVKVAAEKGEIPFTRYAMMLDRHLMDGGKEQLYGTQVTSYNGKPPFVWPIQNPAQVNQRRKQAGFSDTVEKYVTRFGVTYRVITLEEVEKMPKQ
- a CDS encoding flagellar basal body-associated FliL family protein; this encodes MQFLLLLWLSQHPTSASSEEGSQQLVLAALALIHDPTQSLSAYERSLLARVGRQEMTLAHLLAYLREVDQA
- a CDS encoding SDR family oxidoreductase, translating into MRVFVTGATGFVGSAIVQELLGAGHQVLGLARSEAAAQALVAAGAEVHRGTLDDLDSLQRGVAATEGVIHTAFVHDFSAYAAAGETDRRAIEAMGAALMGTERPFLVTAGLAGFALNRLATEEDNPAPLPRMSETTALHLAAQGVRVSVVRLPPSVHDAGDRGFVPTLIDVARQTGVAAYVGEGNNRWPAVHRLDAARLFRLALEQGAIGARYHGVADEGIPMRDIAAVIGRQLQLPVVSKSVEEAPAHFNWMAQFVGLDAPASSARTQQQLNWHPSHPSLLEDLAGGSYFTQQETGEAANTPS
- a CDS encoding helix-turn-helix domain-containing protein, with amino-acid sequence MKPGSFEELYTKLPAIAGAPSGALMPARQQQEIGQFNVFNVADLMLDFRNRPPMTFNRRAFYKISLVHGRSRIEYADQSVEVEQYTLWFATHRVPYRWLPHDQAQTGYFCVFTDEFLLPAHGGIVLHELPVFQPGGCPVLTLTEAEYEAIKVIFRKMEQEIGASYAYKYDLLRAYLVELIHFGQKLQPSTALAPPHTAAARVAAQFADLLERQFPLETPQQHLRLRTAKDYADQLAVHVNHLNRVLKETTGHTTTVLIGSRVAQEAKILLKQTNWTIVEIADSLGFADAAHFCNFFKRQTTLTPGEFRS
- a CDS encoding phosphatase PAP2 family protein; its protein translation is MSSFRSFLLTRTAAFILLVSPLVSVQAQIAPTAPTPAATDTLRKFENPAGVSPPVAQQPWYKGKVFKATIVPAILIGYGISTINNNGFYSSYNARRDIQQEFPNFHTRVDDILIFAPYLELGAVALAGVESRNDRLNTLLLIGKAEAIMLGSVFLTKRLTNISRPDASDRLSFPSGHTAQAFLAASIVHAELRDKSQWYGVGAYGIATSVAALRMLNNKHWQSDVVAGAGFGILSAHLAYLSHRNRWGRKPRLLEGTSFSPMYYQGAAGLTFTWRPTK
- a CDS encoding ring-cleaving dioxygenase, producing MEPRILGLHHVTAIAGNAQRNYNFYTNVLGLRFLKKTVNFDDPGTYHFYFGDETGSAGTILTFFPWEHITPGRRGTGQATEIGYSVPAGSFEFWMKRFDAHGVTYNKPSEKFGEQYLTFLDPDGMKLELIVSKTEDPRTPWTTPEVGAAVATKGFHTVTLTLASIKGTAEILTDVFGYTLLEQHVNRYRYVTDTVQGAAYIDLVEVPSEARSVTAGGSVHHIAFRVKDDEAELYIRKKLIEKGMQPTPQIDRDYFHSVYFREPGGVLFEIATENPGFTVDEPLAELGTGLMLPKQHERLRAQLEASLPPIG